Proteins co-encoded in one Azospirillum brasilense genomic window:
- a CDS encoding YnbE family lipoprotein codes for MRHTVRSRRVLTAALIAGLGAGMGACTPTVKVEAPDKPIEINLNIRIEQEVRVKVERDLEKAIADDPALFGLPPAQDGSGGAKGGKKP; via the coding sequence TCCTGACCGCCGCACTGATCGCCGGGTTGGGGGCCGGAATGGGCGCCTGCACCCCGACCGTCAAGGTCGAGGCGCCCGACAAGCCCATCGAGATCAACCTGAACATCCGGATCGAGCAGGAAGTCCGGGTGAAGGTCGAACGCGACCTGGAAAAGGCCATCGCGGACGATCCGGCCCTGTTCGGCCTGCCGCCGGCCCAGGACGGCTCGGGCGGTGCGAAGGGAGGGAAAAAGCCATGA
- a CDS encoding YdbL family protein — MKRMLAAAGLVLALALSGPAPAPAQDALGAAKAAGQIGERPDGLVGAVPGAPAAAAQLAEQVNAQRIARYREIAGSNGTSVDQVQALAGKQLIERTPAGQYVLSGGRWVRK; from the coding sequence ATGAAGCGCATGCTTGCCGCCGCCGGGCTGGTCCTGGCGCTTGCCCTGTCGGGTCCCGCCCCGGCGCCGGCCCAGGATGCCCTGGGCGCCGCCAAGGCCGCCGGGCAGATCGGCGAACGTCCGGATGGGCTGGTCGGGGCGGTCCCGGGCGCGCCGGCCGCCGCGGCCCAACTCGCCGAGCAGGTCAACGCCCAGCGCATCGCCCGCTACCGCGAGATCGCCGGAAGCAACGGCACCTCGGTGGATCAGGTCCAGGCCCTGGCCGGAAAGCAGCTGATCGAGCGGACCCCCGCCGGCCAGTATGTGCTGTCGGGCGGGCGCTGGGTCCGCAAGTAA